A portion of the Burkholderiales bacterium genome contains these proteins:
- a CDS encoding MMPL family transporter, translating to MLARLVARLEEAFFAHRGATLGVLALVTVVMGVFAAQLKMTAGFDKQLPQEHEYIQTFYQYRDQVFGANRVIVVVRAKSGDMWSAPFLRKLNDVTQAVMFMPGVDRRTVSSLWTPTTRVLEITEEGFESEDVIGGDITPDTLTPEKIAKIRRNAIVGGYIGQLVANDNSGAMVVADLMDSDPVTRKPLDYLDLARRLEVEVRQKHENADFDIAIIGFAKEIGDIADGATSVIRFFALAFLLTALSVWIYCRSWALTALALGCSLVSVVWQFGTLRLLGYGLDPLAVLVPFLVFAIGVSHGVQQINYIVKEVSSGADTATAARRSFTGLLIPGTMALVTAFVGFATLMLIPIPMIRELAITAAIGVAYKIVTNLVMLPVAASYLRFDDRYVGRVNRLRERRGYWMGILGRVAEPRNAAIGTLVCAVLFAVAWHQSQGRHIGHLQPGAPELRADSRYNRDADEIVARFDLGLDVLSVVVETPKDGCYDHAVMEYLNQFSWQMANVPGVVSVASIAWLAKQAFSGFNEGNPKWAALPRDPKALANAISMAPEGSGLTNPGCTVMPVHLYLADHKAGTVKDVTGAVKAFREGNVDPRIKVRLASGNAGVQAATNEVLETTEFRMMLYVYLTIVALVLLTYRDWRAMVACCLPLTLATFLGYWFMKELDIGLTVATLPVMVLAVGIGVDYAFYIYNRLQLHLALGVDIVSAFKQALRETGIATIFTALTLSVGVATWSFSELKFQADMGLLLTFMFMVNMLMAITLLPALAVMIDKLIPRRRPVRAPLLAH from the coding sequence ATGCTCGCCCGCCTCGTCGCACGCCTCGAGGAAGCGTTCTTCGCCCATCGCGGCGCCACGCTCGGCGTGCTGGCGCTCGTCACCGTCGTGATGGGGGTTTTCGCGGCGCAGCTCAAGATGACCGCCGGCTTCGACAAGCAGCTCCCGCAGGAGCACGAGTACATCCAGACCTTCTACCAGTACCGCGACCAGGTGTTCGGCGCGAACCGCGTCATCGTGGTCGTCCGCGCGAAGAGCGGCGACATGTGGAGCGCGCCGTTCCTGAGGAAGTTGAACGACGTGACGCAGGCGGTGATGTTCATGCCCGGCGTCGACCGGCGCACGGTGAGCTCGCTGTGGACGCCGACCACGCGCGTGCTCGAGATCACCGAGGAAGGCTTCGAGTCCGAGGACGTGATCGGCGGCGACATCACGCCGGACACGCTGACGCCGGAGAAGATCGCGAAGATCCGGCGCAACGCCATCGTCGGCGGCTACATCGGGCAGCTGGTCGCGAACGACAACTCGGGCGCGATGGTCGTCGCCGACCTCATGGACAGCGATCCGGTCACGCGCAAGCCCCTCGACTACCTCGACCTCGCGCGCCGGCTCGAAGTGGAGGTTCGCCAGAAGCACGAGAACGCGGACTTCGACATCGCGATCATCGGCTTCGCCAAGGAGATCGGCGACATCGCCGACGGCGCGACGAGCGTGATCCGTTTCTTCGCGCTCGCCTTCCTCCTCACCGCCCTGTCGGTGTGGATCTACTGCCGCTCCTGGGCGCTGACCGCGCTCGCGCTCGGCTGTTCGCTCGTCTCGGTGGTCTGGCAGTTCGGGACGCTGAGGCTCCTGGGCTACGGCCTCGACCCGCTCGCGGTCCTCGTGCCGTTCCTGGTCTTCGCGATCGGGGTGTCGCACGGCGTCCAGCAGATCAACTACATCGTCAAGGAGGTCTCGTCGGGCGCCGACACCGCGACCGCGGCGCGCCGCTCGTTCACCGGGCTCCTCATTCCCGGAACGATGGCGCTCGTCACGGCGTTCGTCGGGTTCGCGACGCTGATGCTGATCCCGATCCCGATGATCCGCGAACTCGCGATCACCGCCGCGATCGGCGTCGCCTACAAGATCGTCACCAACCTCGTGATGCTTCCCGTCGCGGCGTCGTACCTGCGCTTCGACGACCGCTACGTCGGACGGGTGAACCGGCTGCGCGAGCGGCGCGGCTACTGGATGGGGATCCTCGGCCGCGTCGCCGAGCCGCGCAACGCCGCGATCGGGACCCTCGTGTGCGCGGTGCTGTTCGCCGTCGCCTGGCACCAGAGCCAGGGCCGGCACATCGGCCACCTGCAGCCGGGTGCGCCGGAACTGCGCGCCGACTCGCGCTACAACCGGGACGCCGACGAGATCGTCGCGCGCTTCGACCTGGGCCTCGACGTGCTCTCGGTCGTCGTCGAGACGCCGAAGGACGGCTGCTACGACCACGCGGTCATGGAGTACCTGAACCAGTTCAGCTGGCAGATGGCGAACGTGCCGGGGGTGGTGTCGGTGGCCTCGATCGCCTGGCTCGCGAAGCAGGCGTTCTCGGGATTCAACGAAGGCAACCCGAAGTGGGCGGCGCTGCCGCGCGACCCGAAGGCGCTCGCGAACGCGATCAGCATGGCGCCCGAGGGCTCGGGACTCACCAATCCGGGCTGCACGGTGATGCCGGTGCACCTGTACCTCGCGGACCACAAGGCCGGGACGGTCAAGGACGTGACCGGCGCGGTCAAGGCGTTCCGCGAGGGCAACGTCGACCCGCGGATCAAGGTCCGGCTCGCGAGCGGCAACGCCGGCGTGCAGGCGGCGACCAACGAGGTGCTCGAGACGACCGAGTTCAGGATGATGCTCTACGTCTACCTGACGATCGTCGCGCTGGTCCTCCTCACCTACCGCGACTGGCGCGCGATGGTGGCCTGCTGCCTGCCGCTCACGCTCGCCACCTTCCTCGGCTACTGGTTCATGAAGGAACTCGACATCGGGCTCACCGTCGCGACGCTGCCGGTGATGGTGCTGGCGGTCGGCATCGGCGTCGACTACGCGTTCTACATCTACAACCGGTTGCAGCTCCACCTCGCGCTCGGCGTCGACATCGTGTCGGCGTTCAAGCAGGCGCTGCGCGAGACCGGCATCGCCACGATCTTCACCGCGCTCACGCTCTCGGTGGGCGTCGCGACCTGGTCGTTCTCCGAGCTCAAGTTCCAGGCCGACATGGGCCTGCTGCTGACCTTCATGTTCATGGTGAACATGCTGATGGCGATCACGTTGCTGCCCGCGCTCGCCGTCATGATCGACAAGCTGATTCCGCGGAGGCGGCCGGTCCGCGCGCCGCTCCTGGCGCACTGA
- a CDS encoding TerB family tellurite resistance protein yields MFDRILAYLASPPTAAPGALAAPYPRRVVAVAALLVELAQSDRGLADRELATVERIVRERFGMDEAGASRLVEAARRELAASLEDWVFAHAVREGFDAAERGGIVALLWEVVYADGHLARLEESQMRRIAAALGVSDADREAARAQAFARLGRAGASDAQEAE; encoded by the coding sequence ATGTTCGATCGCATCCTCGCGTACCTCGCTTCGCCCCCGACCGCGGCGCCCGGCGCGCTCGCCGCGCCGTATCCGCGCCGCGTCGTCGCCGTCGCCGCGCTGCTGGTCGAACTCGCGCAGAGCGACCGCGGGCTCGCGGACCGCGAGCTCGCCACCGTCGAGCGCATCGTGCGCGAGCGCTTCGGCATGGACGAGGCGGGCGCCTCGAGGCTCGTCGAAGCCGCCCGGCGCGAGCTCGCCGCCTCGCTCGAGGACTGGGTGTTCGCCCACGCCGTGCGCGAAGGCTTCGACGCGGCCGAACGCGGCGGGATCGTCGCGCTGCTGTGGGAGGTCGTCTACGCCGACGGACACCTCGCGCGCCTCGAGGAGTCGCAGATGCGGCGGATCGCCGCGGCGCTCGGGGTCAGCGACGCCGACCGCGAAGCGGCGCGCGCGCAGGCGTTCGCACGCCTCGGCCGGGCCGGCGCGTCCGACGCCCAGGAGGCCGAGTGA
- the qhpC gene encoding quinohemoprotein amine dehydrogenase subunit gamma: MKKKLIEALNQKAKAIERLADGERATGEAHAQPRMPQGCTTIFDTGWETNPRPTFPVGNCQASARDFHGCVGDCWWPAQAPDGLVNHREFDVQCPNIARDWRNLKYD, from the coding sequence ATGAAGAAGAAGCTCATCGAAGCGTTGAACCAGAAGGCGAAGGCGATCGAGCGGCTCGCGGACGGCGAGCGCGCCACCGGGGAGGCGCACGCGCAGCCGCGGATGCCGCAGGGCTGCACGACGATCTTCGACACCGGCTGGGAAACCAACCCGCGCCCGACCTTCCCGGTCGGCAACTGCCAGGCGTCCGCGCGCGACTTCCACGGCTGCGTCGGCGACTGCTGGTGGCCCGCGCAGGCGCCCGACGGCCTCGTCAACCACCGCGAGTTCGACGTGCAGTGCCCGAACATCGCGCGCGACTGGCGCAACCTCAAGTACGACTGA
- a CDS encoding radical SAM protein: MSQAYAFADHRIFVSDDGDGGALVFGADQASLFAIDRATREAIERWRDRAPIVLEEVPADDRDVLDALADAQLLVPSEWLPRPPRAPIDPAAIPLATLVLEAAQTCNLRCTYCYAGGGSYGGEARVMRPDLAARAARHLVESSGARDTVTMVLFGGEPLMNLPALRAAVAEGEAAARERGKTFVVSITTNGTRFSSEALDFLAEHRIGVSVSIDGPPDVHDANRRYAGKSGGGTYADVVDGVARLTARTGRPPAARVTLEPRQWSRIPEVFEHVRSLGFLEVAIAPSSPVSAVLLPTAEDEAALLAGFAELAQRFVDEAASGRILPFSNLLDLLAKLHQGDVKAEPCGAGLGYVAMDAVGEFFLCHRFAGNAKFRVGSLDEGIDYAKVRDCLDEQAAPRASACSTCWARSLCAGGCHYENHQRESVFGLAQGGSCDFIRSWIELGIRVYGRLREDPSHPVLAFLGRRAAG; the protein is encoded by the coding sequence ATGAGCCAGGCCTACGCGTTCGCGGACCACCGCATCTTCGTCTCCGACGACGGCGACGGCGGCGCGCTCGTCTTCGGCGCGGACCAGGCGAGCCTCTTCGCCATCGACCGCGCGACGCGCGAGGCGATCGAGCGCTGGCGCGACCGTGCGCCGATCGTGCTCGAGGAGGTGCCCGCCGACGACCGCGACGTGCTCGACGCGCTCGCCGACGCGCAACTGCTGGTCCCCTCCGAATGGCTGCCGCGGCCGCCGCGCGCGCCGATCGATCCTGCCGCGATCCCGCTCGCCACGCTGGTGCTCGAAGCCGCGCAGACCTGCAACCTGCGCTGCACCTATTGCTACGCGGGCGGCGGCTCCTACGGCGGCGAGGCGCGCGTCATGCGTCCCGACCTCGCCGCGCGCGCCGCGCGCCACCTGGTCGAGTCGTCGGGCGCACGCGACACCGTCACGATGGTGCTGTTCGGCGGTGAGCCGCTGATGAACCTGCCCGCGCTGCGCGCCGCCGTCGCCGAGGGCGAGGCCGCGGCGCGGGAACGCGGCAAGACCTTCGTCGTCTCGATCACGACCAACGGCACGCGGTTCTCGTCCGAGGCGCTCGATTTCCTCGCCGAGCACCGGATCGGCGTCTCGGTCAGCATCGACGGGCCGCCCGACGTGCACGACGCGAACCGGCGCTACGCGGGGAAGAGCGGCGGCGGCACCTACGCCGACGTGGTCGACGGCGTGGCGCGGCTCACCGCGCGCACCGGCCGGCCGCCCGCCGCGCGCGTGACCCTCGAGCCGCGCCAGTGGTCGCGGATCCCGGAGGTGTTCGAGCACGTGCGCTCGCTCGGCTTCCTCGAAGTCGCGATCGCGCCGTCGAGCCCGGTGTCGGCGGTGCTGCTGCCCACCGCCGAGGACGAGGCGGCGCTGCTCGCGGGATTCGCGGAGCTCGCGCAGCGCTTCGTCGACGAGGCGGCGAGCGGGCGCATCCTGCCGTTCTCCAACCTGCTCGACCTCCTCGCGAAGCTTCATCAGGGCGACGTGAAGGCCGAGCCCTGCGGCGCCGGACTGGGATACGTGGCGATGGACGCGGTCGGCGAGTTCTTCCTGTGCCACCGCTTCGCCGGCAACGCGAAGTTCCGGGTCGGCAGCCTCGACGAGGGCATCGACTACGCGAAAGTGCGGGACTGCCTCGACGAACAGGCCGCGCCGCGCGCGAGCGCGTGCTCGACCTGCTGGGCGCGCAGCCTGTGCGCCGGCGGCTGCCACTACGAGAACCACCAGCGCGAATCGGTGTTCGGACTCGCGCAGGGCGGCTCCTGCGACTTCATCCGGAGCTGGATCGAACTCGGCATTCGCGTCTACGGACGACTGCGCGAGGACCCGAGCCACCCGGTCCTCGCATTCCTCGGCCGGCGCGCGGCCGGCTGA
- the peaA gene encoding quinohemoprotein amine dehydrogenase subunit alpha, with amino-acid sequence MRHEWMAILAFAAALATATGGASATAFGPDTLVRAKCGTCHASAPDGRIPRVEDVRTTPEEWTVIVDRMRRLHGMSLKAGEMDRLLKELAATQLLSPSEQAQVAYLSLWHNAQVQEIPSGPQEEKVYTTCVRCHSAGKIHSYRMTREAWAKLRDFHLYASPTVVLTMREMRWIPEADAALAYFAQKQPYGGARPAAAVALAGRWAVFGTAPGRGTYRGEARIADKGDAELSISGSVTYSDGMTESFAGDGTLYGGYALRTRTSTNGFETRGAFIASSDEITGEWHLPAPDFRTSQSHWVRIGDTPKVARIVPGYLVAGERTKLSIEGVALPDARASDLVFTGGAVKVLALKKTGPGTLEATVETGATKLAEARVTLAGVDAGSITLAPRIDHIAITPSTGRARMSGGTHYPAEGVQFEAIAYAKSGSGKGAAPVALGPVPAVFRLAELKTRPGDDDLTWLGTISPNGTYLPTVDYAPNPKRTYKGENSGLVKVLARYTRGGTTYDAAAELVVTVPDYIARLR; translated from the coding sequence ATGCGACACGAATGGATGGCGATCCTCGCGTTCGCCGCCGCGCTCGCGACCGCGACCGGCGGCGCGAGCGCGACGGCGTTCGGACCGGACACGCTGGTGCGCGCGAAGTGCGGCACCTGCCACGCGAGCGCGCCGGATGGGCGGATTCCCAGGGTCGAGGACGTGCGCACGACGCCGGAGGAGTGGACGGTCATCGTCGACCGGATGCGCCGGCTGCACGGCATGAGCCTGAAGGCGGGGGAAATGGACCGCCTGCTGAAGGAACTCGCCGCGACGCAACTCCTGTCGCCCTCCGAGCAGGCGCAGGTCGCCTACCTGTCGCTGTGGCACAACGCGCAGGTGCAGGAGATCCCGTCGGGACCGCAGGAGGAGAAGGTGTACACGACCTGCGTGCGCTGCCATTCGGCGGGGAAGATCCATTCGTACCGGATGACGCGGGAGGCCTGGGCGAAACTGCGCGACTTCCACCTGTACGCATCGCCCACGGTGGTCCTGACGATGCGCGAGATGCGGTGGATTCCCGAGGCCGACGCCGCGCTCGCCTACTTCGCGCAGAAGCAGCCCTACGGCGGCGCGCGACCCGCCGCGGCGGTGGCGCTCGCGGGCCGCTGGGCGGTGTTCGGCACCGCGCCCGGCCGCGGCACCTACCGGGGCGAAGCGCGGATCGCGGACAAGGGCGACGCGGAACTCTCGATCTCGGGGAGCGTCACCTACAGCGACGGGATGACCGAGTCGTTCGCCGGCGACGGCACGCTCTACGGCGGCTATGCGCTCCGCACGCGCACGTCGACCAACGGCTTCGAAACGCGCGGGGCATTCATCGCGTCCTCCGACGAGATCACCGGCGAGTGGCACCTGCCCGCGCCGGACTTCCGGACCTCGCAGTCGCACTGGGTTCGCATCGGCGACACCCCGAAGGTCGCGCGGATCGTCCCCGGCTACCTCGTCGCCGGCGAACGCACGAAGCTGTCGATCGAGGGCGTCGCGCTGCCGGACGCGAGGGCCTCCGACCTCGTCTTCACGGGAGGCGCGGTCAAGGTGCTCGCGCTGAAGAAGACGGGCCCCGGCACGCTGGAGGCCACCGTGGAGACCGGCGCGACGAAACTCGCAGAAGCGCGGGTGACGCTCGCCGGCGTCGATGCGGGCAGCATCACGCTCGCGCCGCGCATCGACCACATCGCGATCACGCCGTCGACCGGGCGTGCGCGCATGTCGGGCGGGACGCACTATCCCGCCGAAGGCGTCCAGTTCGAGGCGATCGCCTACGCGAAGTCCGGCAGCGGCAAGGGCGCCGCGCCGGTGGCACTGGGGCCGGTGCCCGCCGTGTTCCGTCTCGCCGAACTGAAGACCCGTCCGGGCGACGACGACCTGACCTGGCTCGGGACGATCAGCCCGAACGGCACCTACCTGCCCACGGTCGACTACGCGCCCAACCCGAAGCGCACCTACAAGGGCGAGAACAGCGGGCTCGTCAAGGTGCTGGCGCGCTACACGCGCGGCGGCACGACCTACGACGCCGCGGCCGAACTCGTCGTTACCGTCCCCGACTACATCGCGAGGCTGCGATGA
- a CDS encoding glycosyl hydrolase — protein sequence MKRARAVAAWGLAVLATAALAVSSAAPPAPAREAFRARLAAQAPLLALARAGDRLVAVGDFGVVLLSDDQGRTWRQAASVAAREMLTSVTFVDPARGFAVGHGGTIIATTDGGEHWTRIHEAGADNVLLSVWFGNARTGVAVGAFGFAIATADGGATWTPLTPGDGDDRDRHLNAIFAGPADTLFVAAEAGTVFRSPDGGRSWTVLRLPYDGSFWGGMTLADGTVLVWGMRGHVYRSADRGASWTEVPTGATQSFAGGTLIADGAIVLVGLGGAVATSRDGGRTFRTELRKERQTYSAVAPGAPGQLAIAGLSGVSSLPMAAP from the coding sequence GTGAAGCGCGCGCGCGCGGTCGCCGCCTGGGGTCTCGCGGTCCTCGCGACGGCTGCACTCGCGGTATCGTCCGCCGCGCCGCCCGCGCCCGCCCGCGAAGCGTTCCGTGCGCGCCTCGCGGCGCAGGCTCCGTTGCTCGCGCTGGCGCGCGCGGGCGATCGCCTCGTCGCGGTCGGCGATTTCGGCGTCGTCCTGCTCTCCGACGACCAGGGCCGCACGTGGCGCCAGGCGGCCTCGGTCGCGGCGCGCGAGATGCTCACCTCGGTCACGTTCGTCGATCCGGCGCGCGGCTTCGCCGTCGGCCACGGCGGCACGATCATCGCCACCACCGATGGGGGCGAGCACTGGACGCGCATCCACGAAGCCGGCGCCGACAACGTGCTGCTGTCGGTGTGGTTCGGCAACGCGAGAACCGGGGTCGCGGTCGGCGCATTCGGTTTCGCGATCGCCACCGCGGACGGCGGTGCGACATGGACACCGCTCACGCCGGGCGATGGCGACGATCGCGACCGCCACCTGAACGCGATCTTCGCCGGTCCCGCTGACACGCTCTTCGTCGCGGCGGAAGCGGGCACGGTGTTCCGCTCCCCCGACGGCGGGCGGTCATGGACCGTGCTGCGCCTGCCCTACGACGGCTCGTTCTGGGGCGGCATGACGCTCGCCGACGGCACCGTGCTGGTCTGGGGCATGCGCGGACACGTGTACCGATCGGCCGACCGCGGCGCGAGTTGGACCGAGGTGCCGACCGGCGCCACGCAGTCGTTCGCCGGCGGCACGCTCATCGCCGACGGCGCGATCGTGCTCGTCGGCCTCGGCGGCGCGGTCGCAACGAGCCGCGACGGCGGACGCACGTTTCGCACCGAACTCCGCAAGGAGCGGCAGACCTACTCGGCCGTCGCCCCGGGAGCACCCGGCCAGCTCGCGATCGCCGGGCTGTCCGGCGTCTCGTCGCTGCCGATGGCCGCGCCCTGA
- a CDS encoding aldehyde dehydrogenase family protein, giving the protein MTTRNLVSEAARNFLAAPKNMLIGADWVDAADGGRLEVRNPATGEVFAHVPAGKAADVDRAVRAARAAFEDGPWPAMSPAQRERLILALADKVEANAQALAEVEALDNGKSVGLARHVDMAMAVDYLRYMAGWATKIEGATHDVSVPFIPQAKFFAWTRREAVGVVGAIIPWNFPLLMAAWKIGPALAAGCTVVLKPAEETPLTALWLAQLALDAGIPPGVVNVVTGLGETAGAALASHPGIDKIAFTGSTSVGKLVQRAAVDNMTRVSLELGGKSPVIVLDDADPATAAAGAAQAIFFNQGQVCTAGSRLYVQKKNFDKVVGELAGIAGAMKLGPGLDPASQLGPLVSEVQRDRVCGYIASGVSQGAKVAAGGGRSGDKGYFVQPTVLVDARQDMRVVQEEIFGPVVVALPYDSIDDAVRLANDTPYGLGASIWSNDLSRVHRMIPRIKAGTVWVNCHSMLDPSLPFGGFKQSGFGREMGRAAIDLFTEVKSVMMAV; this is encoded by the coding sequence ATGACCACACGCAATCTCGTCAGCGAAGCGGCCCGGAACTTTCTCGCCGCCCCGAAGAACATGCTGATCGGTGCCGACTGGGTCGACGCGGCCGACGGCGGCCGCCTCGAAGTGCGCAATCCCGCGACCGGCGAGGTGTTCGCCCATGTGCCCGCGGGCAAGGCGGCCGACGTCGACCGCGCGGTGCGCGCCGCGCGCGCCGCGTTCGAGGACGGACCCTGGCCCGCGATGAGTCCGGCGCAGCGCGAGCGGCTCATCCTCGCGCTCGCGGACAAGGTCGAAGCGAACGCCCAGGCGCTCGCCGAAGTCGAGGCGCTCGACAACGGCAAGTCGGTCGGGCTCGCGCGCCACGTCGACATGGCGATGGCGGTCGACTACCTGCGCTACATGGCGGGCTGGGCGACCAAGATCGAGGGCGCGACGCACGACGTGTCGGTGCCGTTCATCCCGCAGGCGAAGTTCTTCGCGTGGACGCGCCGCGAGGCGGTCGGCGTCGTCGGCGCGATCATCCCGTGGAACTTCCCGCTCTTGATGGCCGCGTGGAAGATCGGGCCGGCGCTCGCCGCCGGCTGCACGGTGGTGCTGAAGCCCGCCGAGGAGACGCCGCTCACCGCGCTGTGGCTCGCGCAGCTCGCGCTCGACGCCGGCATCCCGCCGGGTGTCGTGAACGTCGTCACGGGACTGGGCGAGACCGCCGGCGCGGCGCTCGCGTCGCACCCGGGCATCGACAAGATCGCGTTCACCGGCTCGACCTCGGTCGGCAAGCTCGTGCAGCGCGCGGCGGTCGACAACATGACGCGCGTGTCGCTCGAACTCGGCGGCAAGTCGCCGGTGATCGTGCTCGACGACGCGGACCCGGCGACCGCCGCGGCCGGCGCCGCACAGGCGATCTTCTTCAACCAGGGCCAGGTCTGCACGGCCGGGTCGCGGCTCTACGTGCAGAAGAAGAACTTCGACAAGGTCGTCGGCGAACTCGCGGGCATCGCGGGCGCGATGAAGCTCGGCCCCGGCCTCGACCCGGCGAGCCAGTTGGGCCCGCTCGTCTCCGAAGTCCAGCGCGACCGCGTGTGCGGCTACATCGCGAGCGGCGTGAGCCAGGGCGCGAAGGTCGCTGCCGGCGGCGGCCGCTCCGGCGACAAGGGCTACTTCGTGCAGCCGACCGTGCTCGTCGACGCGCGCCAGGACATGCGCGTCGTGCAGGAGGAGATCTTCGGCCCGGTCGTCGTCGCGCTGCCCTACGACTCGATCGACGACGCGGTCCGCCTCGCGAACGACACGCCCTACGGGCTCGGCGCGTCGATCTGGTCGAACGACCTCTCGCGCGTGCACCGGATGATCCCGCGCATCAAGGCGGGCACCGTGTGGGTGAACTGCCACAGCATGCTCGACCCGAGCCTGCCGTTCGGCGGATTCAAGCAATCCGGGTTCGGCCGTGAGATGGGCCGCGCCGCGATCGACCTCTTCACCGAGGTCAAGTCCGTGATGATGGCGGTGTGA
- a CDS encoding U32 family peptidase codes for MKILAPLRCSDEVLPLSDAGAGEFYCGIAPPGWDEEFGSAAVHRRSSRSAGVPDLADLRRIVDRAGGRPVFATLNAPSYPSAAIPRLVEFGRALVEDEGVAALIVAELELVLAFAEAGLASRVHLSSLATCRNPGAAAFFRGLGIARVILPRHVTLAEIEATAIPGLEWEAFLMNDGCTFEEGTCSTTHAFTPYCIDDRVGETQNRLDERYAFWRWTLDNCGSQTSRGFTLGPCGLCALPRLAAIGIASLKVVGREAPLARKVASVRLAAHALEVAGGGGSREAIRDAVVALRGAPQLCEGAHLCYYPDVWADRLPAQRARPSAGGFRRIPIADRS; via the coding sequence GTGAAGATCCTCGCGCCGCTGCGCTGCTCCGACGAGGTGCTCCCGCTCTCCGACGCCGGCGCCGGCGAGTTCTACTGCGGCATCGCGCCGCCGGGCTGGGACGAGGAATTCGGTTCCGCCGCGGTCCACCGCCGCAGTTCGCGCTCCGCCGGCGTGCCGGATCTCGCCGACCTGCGGCGCATCGTGGACCGCGCCGGCGGGCGTCCGGTGTTCGCGACGTTGAACGCGCCGTCGTACCCGTCGGCCGCGATCCCGCGGCTGGTCGAGTTCGGCCGCGCGCTCGTCGAGGACGAGGGTGTCGCCGCGCTCATCGTCGCCGAACTCGAACTCGTGCTCGCGTTCGCCGAAGCCGGGCTCGCGTCACGCGTCCACCTCTCGAGCCTCGCGACCTGCCGCAATCCCGGCGCCGCGGCGTTCTTCCGCGGGCTCGGCATCGCGCGCGTCATCCTGCCGCGCCACGTGACGCTCGCGGAGATCGAGGCCACCGCGATCCCCGGCCTCGAGTGGGAGGCCTTCCTGATGAACGACGGCTGCACGTTCGAGGAAGGCACCTGCTCGACGACGCACGCGTTCACGCCCTACTGCATCGACGATCGCGTCGGCGAGACGCAAAACCGTCTCGACGAGCGCTACGCGTTCTGGCGCTGGACACTCGACAACTGCGGCTCGCAGACGAGCCGCGGCTTCACGCTCGGTCCCTGCGGCCTGTGCGCGCTGCCGCGGCTCGCGGCGATCGGCATCGCGAGCCTGAAGGTGGTCGGCCGTGAGGCGCCGCTCGCCCGCAAGGTCGCCTCGGTGCGCCTCGCCGCGCACGCGCTCGAGGTCGCGGGAGGCGGAGGGTCGCGCGAGGCGATCCGCGACGCGGTCGTCGCCCTGCGCGGCGCGCCGCAACTCTGCGAGGGCGCGCACCTCTGCTACTACCCGGACGTGTGGGCCGACCGCCTGCCGGCGCAGCGCGCCCGGCCGTCGGCGGGCGGCTTCCGGCGCATCCCGATCGCGGACCGGTCATGA